In Juglans microcarpa x Juglans regia isolate MS1-56 chromosome 7D, Jm3101_v1.0, whole genome shotgun sequence, the following are encoded in one genomic region:
- the LOC121240096 gene encoding 60S ribosomal protein L37a-1: MTKRTKKAGIVGKYGTRYGASLRKQIKKMEVSQHSKYFCEFCGKFAVKRKAVGIWGCKDCGKVKAGGAYTLNTASAVTVRSTIRRLREQTES; encoded by the exons ATG ACCAAGAGAACCAAGAAGGCCGGTATTGTTGGGAAGTACG GCACTCGATATGGTGCTAGTCTGAGGAAGCAGATTAAGAAAATGGAAGTTAGTCAACACAGTAAATACTTCTGCGAGTTCTGCGGGAAG TTTGCAGTGAAGAGGAAGGCTGTAGGAATCTGGGGTTGCAAGGATTGTGGAAAAGTGAAAGCAGGAGGTGCATATACATTGAA CACTGCTAGTGCCGTGACTGTTAGGAGCACCATCCGGAGGCTTAGGGAGCAGACCGAGAGCTGA
- the LOC121240094 gene encoding uncharacterized protein LOC121240094 isoform X1, whose translation MHQKKSEVQIGTESSGVSSDFNPTPPLLFPPPSSLHHKLSYNSHLSPYPEQSFHPYSSSLPLQSPSHQHLLQNAPVAPPSPSSSSSSTPYKRTLLTQTHSSLSKSPTIYQFHSHPPQFNPQNASFFSVSLAVKTFLYRTLRKVKHFRRLRVHLRLILLLSLPFFYFLVSHPSHTFILDFLSAFAFSAALLFSLNLALPRLPSIRLFLARSFPIKLSHCSPISRPPLPVFWTIGSRPKPEKRPNSGCWVQVYRNGDVYEGEFHKGKCSGNGVYYYYMSGRYEGDWVDGKYDGYGVETWARGSRYRGQYRLGLRNGFGVYRFYTGDVYAGEWANGQSHGCGVHTCEDGSRYVGEFKWGVKHGLGHYHFRNGDTYAGEYFADKMHGFGVYSFANGHRYEGAWHEGRRQGLGMYTFRNGETQSGHWQNGVLDIPSTQNTTSPVSPVAVYHSKVLNAVQEARRAAEKAYDVAKVDERVNRAVASANRAANAARVAAVKAVQKQMHHNGNDNIPIPIV comes from the exons ATGCATCAGAAGAAATCCGAAGTTCAGATCGGAACAGAAAGCAGCGGCGTCTCTTCCGATTTCAACCCTACCCCTCCTCTCCTTTTCCCTCCTCCTTCCTCTCTCCACCACAAATTATCTTACAATTCCCACCTTTCCCCTTACCCAGAACAATCTTTTCATCCCtactcttcttctcttcctcttcaatcCCCCTCCCACCAGCATCTACTACAGAATGCCCCTGTTGcccctccttctccttcttcttcctcttcttcaaccCCTTACAAGCGGACCCTTTTGACCCAAACCCATTCCTCCCTCTCCAAATCCCCTACCATTTACCAATTCCACTCGCACCCGCCGCAATTCAATCCCCAAAACGCTTCGTTTTTCTCCGTCTCGCTTGCCGTCAAGACCTTTTTATATCGGACTCTTCGCAAAGTGAAGCACTTTCGACGACTGCGGGTGCATCTGCGGCTGATCCTCTTGCTCTCCCTCCCGTTTTTCTACTTCTTGGTCTCCCATCCAAGCCATACCTTCATCCTCGACTTCCTCTCCGCCTTCGCCTTTTCCGCGGCCCTCTTGTTCTCGCTCAACCTCGCGCTCCCTCGCCTCCCCTCCATACGCCTATTCCTCGCGCGGTCTTTCCCGATCAAGCTCTCCCACTGCTCTCCCATCTCCCGGCCGCCTCTGCCGGTGTTTTGGACGATTGGGTCGCGGCCCAAACCCGAGAAGAGACCGAATTCTGGGTGTTGGGTCCAGGTCTATCGCAACGGGGACGTGTACGAAGGCGAGTTCCACAAGGGAAAGTGCTCGGGGAATGGGGTGTATTACTATTACATGAGTGGGAGGTACGAGGGCGATTGGGTGGATGGCAAGTATGACGGCTATGGTGTCGAGACGTGGGCCAGGGGGAGCCGGTACCGTGGGCAGTATCGGCTGGGGCTTCGGAATGGCTTTGGGGTGTATCGGTTTTATACCGGTGATGTTTATGCCGGAGAATGGGCTAATGGACAAAGTCATGGGTGTGGAGTGCATACCTGCGAGGATGGGAGCCGGTATGTCGGGGAGTTCAAATGGGGCGTCAAGCACGGCCTTGGGCACTACCATTTCAG aAATGGGGACACATACGCCGGAGAATATTTTGCTGACAAGATGCATGGGTTTGGGGTCTATTCTTTCGCAAATGGACATCGATACGAGGGAGCCTGGCATGAGGGTAGAAGGCAAGGGCTTGGAATGTACACATTCAGAAATGGTGAAACACAATCTGGTCACTGGCAAAATGGAGTTCTTGACATTCCAAGTACACAGAACACCACCTCTCCTGTATCTCCTGTCGCTGTATATCATTCCAAAGTGCTCAATGCAGTGCAG GAAGCTCGGCGAGCGGCAGAGAAAGCCTATGATGTGGCAAAGGTGGATGAAAGGGTCAACAGGGCAGTAGCATCTGCCAATAGAGCAGCCAATGCAGCTAGAGTAGCAGCTGTTAAGGCCGTCCAAAAACAAATGCACCATAATGGCAACGACAACATTCCAATTCCAATCGTGTGA
- the LOC121240094 gene encoding uncharacterized protein LOC121240094 isoform X2 gives MHQKKSEVQIGTESSGVSSDFNPTPPLLFPPPSSLHHKLSYNSHLSPYPEQSFHPYSSSLPLQSPSHQHLLQNAPVAPPSPSSSSSSTPYKRTLLTQTHSSLSKSPTIYQFHSHPPQFNPQNASFFSVSLAVKTFLYRTLRKVKHFRRLRVHLRLILLLSLPFFYFLVSHPSHTFILDFLSAFAFSAALLFSLNLALPRLPSIRLFLARSFPIKLSHCSPISRPPLPVFWTIGSRPKPEKRPNSGCWVQVYRNGDVYEGEFHKGKCSGNGVYYYYMSGRYEGDWVDGKYDGYGVETWARGSRYRGQYRLGLRNGFGVYRFYTGDVYAGEWANGQSHGCGVHTCEDGSRYVGEFKWGVKHGLGHYHFRNGDTYAGEYFADKMHGFGVYSFANGHRYEGAWHEGRRQGLGMYTFRNGETQSGHWQNGVLDIPSTQNTTSPVSPVAVYHSKVLNAVQLGERQRKPMMWQRWMKGSTGQ, from the exons ATGCATCAGAAGAAATCCGAAGTTCAGATCGGAACAGAAAGCAGCGGCGTCTCTTCCGATTTCAACCCTACCCCTCCTCTCCTTTTCCCTCCTCCTTCCTCTCTCCACCACAAATTATCTTACAATTCCCACCTTTCCCCTTACCCAGAACAATCTTTTCATCCCtactcttcttctcttcctcttcaatcCCCCTCCCACCAGCATCTACTACAGAATGCCCCTGTTGcccctccttctccttcttcttcctcttcttcaaccCCTTACAAGCGGACCCTTTTGACCCAAACCCATTCCTCCCTCTCCAAATCCCCTACCATTTACCAATTCCACTCGCACCCGCCGCAATTCAATCCCCAAAACGCTTCGTTTTTCTCCGTCTCGCTTGCCGTCAAGACCTTTTTATATCGGACTCTTCGCAAAGTGAAGCACTTTCGACGACTGCGGGTGCATCTGCGGCTGATCCTCTTGCTCTCCCTCCCGTTTTTCTACTTCTTGGTCTCCCATCCAAGCCATACCTTCATCCTCGACTTCCTCTCCGCCTTCGCCTTTTCCGCGGCCCTCTTGTTCTCGCTCAACCTCGCGCTCCCTCGCCTCCCCTCCATACGCCTATTCCTCGCGCGGTCTTTCCCGATCAAGCTCTCCCACTGCTCTCCCATCTCCCGGCCGCCTCTGCCGGTGTTTTGGACGATTGGGTCGCGGCCCAAACCCGAGAAGAGACCGAATTCTGGGTGTTGGGTCCAGGTCTATCGCAACGGGGACGTGTACGAAGGCGAGTTCCACAAGGGAAAGTGCTCGGGGAATGGGGTGTATTACTATTACATGAGTGGGAGGTACGAGGGCGATTGGGTGGATGGCAAGTATGACGGCTATGGTGTCGAGACGTGGGCCAGGGGGAGCCGGTACCGTGGGCAGTATCGGCTGGGGCTTCGGAATGGCTTTGGGGTGTATCGGTTTTATACCGGTGATGTTTATGCCGGAGAATGGGCTAATGGACAAAGTCATGGGTGTGGAGTGCATACCTGCGAGGATGGGAGCCGGTATGTCGGGGAGTTCAAATGGGGCGTCAAGCACGGCCTTGGGCACTACCATTTCAG aAATGGGGACACATACGCCGGAGAATATTTTGCTGACAAGATGCATGGGTTTGGGGTCTATTCTTTCGCAAATGGACATCGATACGAGGGAGCCTGGCATGAGGGTAGAAGGCAAGGGCTTGGAATGTACACATTCAGAAATGGTGAAACACAATCTGGTCACTGGCAAAATGGAGTTCTTGACATTCCAAGTACACAGAACACCACCTCTCCTGTATCTCCTGTCGCTGTATATCATTCCAAAGTGCTCAATGCAGTGCAG CTCGGCGAGCGGCAGAGAAAGCCTATGATGTGGCAAAGGTGGATGAAAGGGTCAACAGGGCAGTAG